From Magnolia sinica isolate HGM2019 chromosome 13, MsV1, whole genome shotgun sequence, one genomic window encodes:
- the LOC131224200 gene encoding disease resistance protein At4g27190-like, with protein MGANKCTNTLSQVGNLVLVLLLKLVKHLLLTAFHVLHNLLLPIEPAEMETFSSVLVEIGKCLWIPIKKHGGYLTHFHGNATDLKEKADNLEARRNDKKKEVSMGCSIGEIETQEVALWLSRASDYIEEAKYLERRVGENKRWLCCPNLSWRYRIRKQVKETAEVIAKHHEQGKFDRVTMAPLIPSVVNQRNLLNKDLALEESVENIVIRETTPPVVKYTAQLTEDLPSVKLAMKKVMAALDDKKTKIIGVWGMAGIGKTTLVKILNNRMYGTQHFNKVIMLTVPKEGDLIKRVQDNIANRLGFTLRNEYLRTSKLRDALKEEKKFLIILDDLWEHLDLDDVGIPRDDDLEDCKIILTTRNVAVCRKMGTDVNIKVEALLNDESWKLFREKAGDVVDDPTVHTTAKDVLKECGGLPLAITTLGRALRGITELDVWENTLEQLKKASPSDIEDMEDKVYRPIKLSIDSLRSELRPGFFFCCLFPEGCIIDVDLIIRYWKGEGFLDDVGSLDETFKRGRSWVEEIKSSCLLLDWGKGHVKMHDIVRDVAIWIASRDHEYRSLVRAGLELKDLSQVQKWHGYKRISLMNSGITELPKGAYCTQLLTLMMQKNEGLNEIPDWFFEKTKALRVLDLSNTAISNLPSSLSKQMTLRVLCLRSCKFVTKRSLAGIEGLKQLEILDLSHNILLQELPKEIRELVKLRSLNLNHTQKLRIIHHEVISRLTSLEELKMKNSFRWSGIQEDASNSSGKNKATLAEVLSLTKLSCLFLEIEYQKPFPAEYNVQLQRWPDKKFNLHIHQPSYPLDYDRTTSKIDIEGCGSLVGWVRKLCPHPTILKLASCNGPRTLGRGGGLESLQSLSIYSCNDMECVLQMEEATATCLENLRHLDVSSCPKLNHLVPYFLLQRMANLTNAKVQQCEGMEHVIGGLPEMVLPDDDMLPNLQTMILDTLPKMKSIWEIKLVLALPNLTSLELYECHGLKKSVLSSVQIKTGLPNLVELTIHDCCGVEEIISEVVDNEGLFPELRVLILSHLPKLVRICGGRGGEAASPLQLEWHSLEKIKVHQCPKLKKLLPLQGGSLAVQSLEEIVGDREWWEGLDWDADNTIKSHFQCLFTELRVGSNQQKRGWWRT; from the exons atgggtgcaaataagtgcactaacactcTCAGCCAGGTTGGTAATCTTGTTTTAGTG CTTTTACTCAAGCTTGTGAAACATCTCCTGTTAACTGCCTTCCATGTGCTTCACAATCTCCTCCTGCCAATTGAGCCGGCT GAAATGGAAACGTTTAGCTCAGTACTTGTGGAAATAGGCAAGTGTTTGTGGATTCCTATTAAGAAACACGGGGGCTATCTTACTCATTTCCACGGCAATGCTACAGATTTGAAAGAAAAAGCAGACAATCTTGAGGCGAGgagaaatgataagaaaaaagagGTAAGCATGGGATGTTCCATTGGAGAAATAGAAACCCAAGAAGTCGCATTGTGGCTGAGTCGAGCTTCTGACTACATAGAAGAAGCAAAATATCTAGAGCGGAGAGTGGGAGAAAACAAGAGATGGCTATGCTGTCCAAATCTGAGCTGGCGCTATAGAATAAGGAAGCAAGTAAAAGAGACGGCAGAGGTCATTGCTAAGCACCATGAGCAAGGGAAATTTGATAGGGTGACAATGGCACCGCTTATCCCATCAGTCGTAAACCAGCGAAATCTATTGAACAAGGATCTAGCATTGGAAGAATCGGTTGAAAATATAGTCATAAGAGAGACCACCCCACCAGTTGTAAAATATACAGCTCAACTGACAGAGGATCTACCATCAGTAAAGCTAGCAATGAAGAAAGTAATGGCTGCTTTAGATGAtaaaaaaaccaaaataattgGTGTGTGGGGCATGGCAGGAATTGGTAAAACTACCcttgtgaaaattttgaacaatCGAATGTATGGGACGCAACATTTTAATAAAGTCATAATGTTAACTGTCCCTAAAGAGGGGGACCTAATCAAACGGGTCCAGGACAACATTGCAAATAGATTGGGGTTCACTCTAAGGAATGAATACTTGCGCACAAGTAAGCTAAGGGATGCATTGAAGGAGGAGAAGAAGTTCCTTATCATCTTGGATGATTTATGGGAACATCTTGACTTGGACGATGTAGGAATTCCCCGTGACGATGACCTTGAAGATTGTAAGATCATACTCACCACAAGAAATGTAGCTGTTTGCAGGAAAATGGGAACCGATGTTAACATCAAAGTAGAAGCTCTCTTGAATGATGAATCATGGAAACTGTTCAGAGAGAAAGCGGGTGATGTTGTTGATGACCCTACTGTGCATACGACAGCAAAGGATGTTCTCAAAGAATGCGGTGGCCTTCCTCTAGCGATTACAACACTTGGAAGGGCACTAAGGGGTATAACAGAACTTGATGTGTGGGAAAATACACTGGAACAGCTGAAGAAGGCTTCACCAAGCGACATCGAAGACATGGAGGACAAAGTGTATAGGCCTATCAAATTAAGCATCGACTCTTTGCGATCTGAGTTGAGACCGGGCTTCTTCTTTTGCTGCTTGTTTCCTGAAGGCTGTATTATTGATGTCGATTTGATCATCAGATATTGGAAGGGCGAAGGCTTTCTTGATGATGTTGGAAGTTTAGATGAAACATTTAAGAGAGGGCGCTCTTGGGTTGAAGAAATAAAATCTTCCTGCTTGTTATTAGATTGGGGGAAAGGGCATGTGAAGATGCACGACATAGTTAGGGATGTGGCCATTTGGATTGCATCAAGAGATCATGAGTATAGATCTTTGGTGAGGGCTGGATTGGAATTGAAGGATTTGTCCCAAGTGCAGAAGTGGCATGGATACAAGAGGATTTCTCTCATGAATAGTGGTATCACGGAACTGCCAAAAGGTGCATATTGCACTCAACTGCTAACATTGATGATGCAAAAAAATGAGGGCTTGAACGAAATACCAGACTGgttttttgaaaagacaaaagcccttcgagttttggatctaagtAACACTGCTATTAGCAATCTACCATCATCCCTGTCAAAGCAGATGACACTACGGGTGCTTTGTCTAAGAAGTTGCAAGTTTGTGACAAAGAGATCCCTAGCCGGAATTGAGGGACTTAAGCAGCTTGAAATCCTCGATCTTTCTCATAACATTTTATTACAAGAGTTGCCGAAAGAAATTAGAGAACTGGTAAAACTACGGAGCTTGAACTTGAATCATACGCAAAAACTCAGAATCATACACCACGAGGTTATATCCAGGTTGACTAGCTTGGAGGAACTAAAGATGAAGAACAGCTTCAGATGGTCAGGGATCCAAGAAGATGCAAGCAACAGCAGTGGCAAGAACAAGGCTACCTTGGCTGAGGTGTTATCCTTGACAAAGTTATCTTGTTTATTCCTCGAAATTGAGTATCAGAAGCCTTTCCCCGCGGAGTACAATGTTCAGCTCCAACGTTGGCCAGATAAGAAATTTAACCTTCACATACACCAGCCATCATATCCACTAGATTATGACCGCACCACTAGCAAGATAGACATTGAAGGTTGTGGATCGTTGGTGGGATGGGTACGGAAGCTTTGTccacatcccacaatcttaaaactAGCCTCATGCAATGGACCAAGAACCCTCGGTAGGGGCGGAGGACTCGAAAGTTTGCAATCTCTCTCAATATACAGCTGCAATGACATGGAATGTGTTTTGCAAATGGAAGAGGCCACAGCTACATGCCTTGAGAACCTAAGGCATTTGGATGTTTCCTCTTGTCCTAAACTGAATCATCTAGTCCCATACTTTCTATTACAAAGAATGGCGAATCTAACGAATGCCAAGGTGCAGCAATGTGAAGGAATGGAGCATGTAATTGGTGGACTACCCGAAATGGTGCTACCAGACGATGACATGCTCCCCAATCTCCAAACCATGATACTTGATACTCTACCAAAAATGAAGAGTATTTGGGAAATAAAGTTGGTGTTAGCACTCCCAAACCTTACTTCTTTGGAGCTTTATGAGTGTCATGGCTTGAAGAAGAGTGTTTTATCATCAGTACAGATAAAAACCGGGCTCCCCAATCTTGTGGAGCTCACCATACATGATTGCTGTGGTGTAGAGGAGATAATATCAGAGGTGGTGGATAATGAGGGTCTCTTTCCTGAACTCCGAGTGCTGATATTAAGCCACCTGCCAAAATTGGTGCGTATATgtggaggaagaggaggagaggCGGCTTCCCCATTGCAACTAGAATGGCATTCATTGGAAAAGATTAAAGTGCATCAGTGTCCCAAGCTTAAGAAGCTATTGCCTCTACAAGGCGGGTCCCTAGCTGTGCAGTCGCTGGAAGAGATTGTGGGAGACAGAGAGTGGTGGGAAGGCTTAGATTGGGATGCAGACAACACCATCAAGTCCCATTTCCAATGCCTGTTTACAGAGCTAAG aGTCGGATCGAATCAACAGAAGAGAGGTTGGTGGAGAACTTGA